One Aliivibrio salmonicida LFI1238 DNA segment encodes these proteins:
- a CDS encoding SDR family oxidoreductase, protein MKTTLITCATSHLGSEVVKAFSCDHLIMTGRNTEKLINLSDSLECKTKLVELDFFNVESVNSAAETISSEDKIDKIIFIIPRIPATNKIFPSNEEWSELYSNFFINPLSLLKKLFESDSVNEGAKILFISGLSSKSALTNYASNNCLRNAWLGQAKTMALAFGEKNISINTLSLGGVMTEAYIKKIESKAEMRNVSFEDMMKEEVSNIPMKKYATVDEVVSAIQSLVGPMVAHMTGQNILLDGGFLKGY, encoded by the coding sequence ATGAAAACCACATTAATCACCTGTGCGACAAGTCATTTAGGGTCTGAAGTTGTAAAGGCTTTTTCGTGTGATCATTTAATAATGACCGGACGAAATACAGAAAAATTAATAAATCTATCTGATTCTTTAGAGTGTAAAACTAAGTTAGTTGAATTAGATTTTTTTAATGTTGAGAGTGTCAATAGTGCGGCTGAGACGATTAGTTCGGAAGATAAAATTGATAAGATCATATTTATAATACCAAGAATACCAGCAACTAATAAAATATTTCCTAGTAATGAAGAATGGTCTGAATTGTATAGTAACTTTTTTATTAACCCTTTAAGTTTACTTAAAAAATTATTTGAAAGTGATAGTGTGAATGAAGGCGCTAAAATCCTATTTATATCAGGATTGAGCAGTAAATCAGCATTGACTAACTATGCAAGTAATAATTGCTTAAGGAATGCATGGTTAGGGCAAGCAAAGACAATGGCATTGGCATTTGGTGAGAAAAATATATCTATCAATACATTATCTTTAGGTGGTGTTATGACGGAAGCTTATATCAAAAAAATTGAATCGAAAGCAGAAATGCGGAATGTAAGTTTTGAGGATATGATGAAAGAAGAGGTTAGTAATATTCCTATGAAAAAATATGCAACTGTCGATGAGGTTGTAAGTGCAATCCAGTCATTGGTGGGTCCGATGGTTGCCCATATGACAGGGCAAAATATTTTACTAGATGGGGGGTTTTTAAAAGGATATTAA
- a CDS encoding LytTR family transcriptional regulator DNA-binding domain-containing protein, whose amino-acid sequence MTSNIALSNDRDSPVKSINQMISLWVESPSFLDDVYTFNTDAIDEGVNRILKFYQNDIDRDICISVYVKSFSDKTNESEAWSSCSPGNSMSKMTSKNKEIKTNEFIISIGNDNLGTITYFMASSNTTIYRNIIIFILLAISYSVLLFVCLRARSKNKVIIDKDKNQEKATNITNITNITNIMNRNKRSFAIHKDVVYISYNHPYCHVFYRNGQQASLRCSLTELEKSFPTIDLVRVNRSISINEELLMEQDIIKTNLTNNSISIRIKNTKIDLIIGNSYKKYFLIKVKGEGQ is encoded by the coding sequence ATGACTTCAAATATCGCCTTAAGTAATGATAGAGACTCACCAGTTAAAAGCATAAATCAAATGATTTCTTTATGGGTTGAATCACCGTCATTTCTTGATGATGTGTACACGTTTAACACTGATGCAATTGATGAAGGAGTTAATCGTATTCTAAAGTTTTATCAGAATGATATAGACAGAGATATTTGCATTTCTGTTTATGTTAAAAGTTTTTCTGATAAAACAAATGAATCTGAAGCTTGGTCTTCTTGTAGTCCAGGAAATTCAATGTCTAAAATGACATCAAAAAACAAAGAAATAAAAACTAATGAATTTATTATAAGTATTGGGAATGACAATTTAGGTACGATTACATATTTTATGGCCTCATCCAACACTACAATTTATCGTAATATCATTATTTTCATATTGTTAGCAATTAGCTATTCAGTGTTACTTTTTGTTTGTCTAAGAGCTAGATCTAAAAACAAAGTCATTATTGATAAGGATAAAAATCAAGAAAAAGCCACAAACATTACAAACATTACAAATATTACAAATATTATGAATAGAAACAAACGGTCATTTGCTATTCATAAAGATGTTGTTTACATCTCCTACAATCACCCCTACTGCCATGTATTTTATCGCAATGGACAACAAGCATCATTAAGGTGTTCACTTACTGAATTAGAAAAATCTTTTCCTACAATTGACTTAGTTAGAGTAAATAGATCTATATCCATAAATGAAGAGCTCTTGATGGAACAAGACATAATTAAAACCAATCTTACTAATAACTCAATATCTATAAGAATAAAGAATACAAAAATTGATTTGATTATAGGAAATAGTTATAAAAAATATTTCTTAATAAAAGTGAAAGGAGAGGGGCAATGA